A stretch of Cucumis sativus cultivar 9930 chromosome 2, Cucumber_9930_V3, whole genome shotgun sequence DNA encodes these proteins:
- the LOC101205600 gene encoding probable serine/threonine protein phosphatase 2A regulatory subunit B''delta isoform X1, with the protein MDMEVEGDLEFLLDIEMLQLPEVSSFAMKSNPYVVEALFSQWLSLPETGRLVNSLVADAKSGASFNVGGNSTGINGVSNHSLPSMFPGGSTPPLSPRSASSSPRMVKQRFGPSSLSSPLKLVKEPAREAIPQFYFTSGRPAPNELTEDFLSKANQFFLSRSDGVQIKEFKLVTKEICKLPSYLSTALFRKIDVNCNGKVSREQFINYWIMSNMLTMDLASQVFAILKEPERNYLVQDDFKPALQELLATHPGLEFLQSTPEFQERYAETVIYRIFYYINRTSNGRITLRELKRGNLIAAMQHVDKEEDINKVLKYFSYEHFYVIYCKFWELDNDHDFFIEKENVIKYGNHALTYRIVDRIFSQIPRRFTCNVEGRMGYEDFVYFILAEEDKSSEPSLEYWFKCIDLDGNGVLTRNEMQYFFEEQLHRMECMAQEPVLFEDILCQIFDMIGPENEECITLRDIKNCKLAGHVFNILFNLNKFVAFESRDPFLIRQEHEDPTLTEWDRFAHREYIRLSMEEEAEDASNASDVWDESLEAPF; encoded by the exons ATGGATATGGAGGTTGAAGGTGACTTGGAGTTCCTACTGGACATAGAGATGTTGCAGCTCCCCGAGGTGTCTTCCTTTGCTATGAAATCCAATCCTTATGTCGTTGAGGCGTTGTTCTCGCAGTGGCTTTCGCTGCCCGAGACTGGCCGACTG GTGAATTCTTTGGTTGCTGATGCGAAGTCCGGTGCTTCTTTTAATGTTGGCGGCAACTCTACTGGAATCAACGGTGTTTCTAATCATTCTTTACCTTCTATGTTTCCCGGTGGCAGTACTCCTCCACTTTCACCTCGCAGTGCATCCAGTTCCCCACGTATGGTGAAACAGAGGTTTGGCCCTTCTTCGTTAAGTTCTCCACTTAAGTTGGTCAAGGAGCCAGCAAGAGAGGCTATACCACAG TTCTACTTTACAAGTGGTCGTCCAGCTCCGAATGAATTGACGGAAGATTTTCTGTCTAAAGCGAatcagttttttctttctcgcTCGGATGGAGTGCAAATAAAGG AATTTAAATTAGTCACAAAGGAGATTTGCAAGTTACCTTCATATCTCTCCACTGCTCTTTTTAGGAAGATTGATGTTAACTGCAACGGAAAAGTATCAAG AGAACAGTTCATCAATTATTGGATTATGAGCAATATGTTAACCATGGATTTAGCATCCCAAGTATTTGCTATTCTCAAGGAACCAGAGCGCAATTACCTTGTTCAG GATGATTTCAAACCTGCTTTACAAGAACTTTTGGCAACTCACCCAGGGCTGGAGTTTTTGCAAAGTACACCAGAGTTCCAGGAAAGATACG CTGAAACAGTCATATACAggatattttactatattaacAGAACCAGTAACGGTCGTATTACCCTCAGGGAGTTGAAGCGTGGGAACTTAATTGCTGCAATGCAGCATGTGGACAAGGAAGAAGATATCAACAAAGTTCTGAA GTACTTCTCATATGAACACTTCTACGTGATATATTGCAAGTTTTGGGAGCTTGACAAtgatcatgatttttttatcgAGAAAGAGAATGTAATCAAATATGGTAACCATGCTCTAACCTATCGGATTGTCGATAGAATCTTTTCTCAG ATTCCAAGAAGATTTACTTGTAACGTTGAAGGGAGGATGGGATATGAAGACTTTGTTTACTTCATTTTGGCTGAAGAGGATAAATCATCCGAACCGAGTCTTGAGTACTG gttCAAATGCATTGATCTAGACGGGAATGGAGTGCTTACAAGGAATGAAATGCAGTATTTTTTTGAAGAGCAGTTGCACCGAATGGAGTGTATGGCTCAGGAACCAGTGCTTTTTGAGGACATATTGTGTCAGATTTTTGATATGATTGGACCAGAG AATGAGGAATGCATTACATTACGAGATATAAAAAACTGTAAACTTGCCGGACATGTTTTCAACATCCTTTTCAATCTCAACAAGTTTGTTGCCTTTGAAAGTCGCGATCCATTCCTAATCCGTCAG GAACACGAGGATCCAACTTTGACTGAATGGGATCGATTTGCACATAGGGAATATATTCGTCTTTCCatggaagaagaagctgaAGATGCTTCAAATGCAAGTGATGTCTGGGATGAGTCACTTGAGGCTCCTTTTTGA
- the LOC101205600 gene encoding probable serine/threonine protein phosphatase 2A regulatory subunit B''delta isoform X2 has protein sequence MSLRRCSRSGFRCPRLADWYFFDSFFCLETLSYFRSLFCSFIQVNSLVADAKSGASFNVGGNSTGINGVSNHSLPSMFPGGSTPPLSPRSASSSPRMVKQRFGPSSLSSPLKLVKEPAREAIPQFYFTSGRPAPNELTEDFLSKANQFFLSRSDGVQIKEFKLVTKEICKLPSYLSTALFRKIDVNCNGKVSREQFINYWIMSNMLTMDLASQVFAILKEPERNYLVQDDFKPALQELLATHPGLEFLQSTPEFQERYAETVIYRIFYYINRTSNGRITLRELKRGNLIAAMQHVDKEEDINKVLKYFSYEHFYVIYCKFWELDNDHDFFIEKENVIKYGNHALTYRIVDRIFSQIPRRFTCNVEGRMGYEDFVYFILAEEDKSSEPSLEYWFKCIDLDGNGVLTRNEMQYFFEEQLHRMECMAQEPVLFEDILCQIFDMIGPENEECITLRDIKNCKLAGHVFNILFNLNKFVAFESRDPFLIRQEHEDPTLTEWDRFAHREYIRLSMEEEAEDASNASDVWDESLEAPF, from the exons ATGTCGTTGAGGCGTTGTTCTCGCAGTGGCTTTCGCTGCCCGAGACTGGCCGACTGGTACTTCTTcgattcatttttttgtttagaaacTCTATCGTACTTCCGAAGTCTCTTTTGTAGCTTCATACAA GTGAATTCTTTGGTTGCTGATGCGAAGTCCGGTGCTTCTTTTAATGTTGGCGGCAACTCTACTGGAATCAACGGTGTTTCTAATCATTCTTTACCTTCTATGTTTCCCGGTGGCAGTACTCCTCCACTTTCACCTCGCAGTGCATCCAGTTCCCCACGTATGGTGAAACAGAGGTTTGGCCCTTCTTCGTTAAGTTCTCCACTTAAGTTGGTCAAGGAGCCAGCAAGAGAGGCTATACCACAG TTCTACTTTACAAGTGGTCGTCCAGCTCCGAATGAATTGACGGAAGATTTTCTGTCTAAAGCGAatcagttttttctttctcgcTCGGATGGAGTGCAAATAAAGG AATTTAAATTAGTCACAAAGGAGATTTGCAAGTTACCTTCATATCTCTCCACTGCTCTTTTTAGGAAGATTGATGTTAACTGCAACGGAAAAGTATCAAG AGAACAGTTCATCAATTATTGGATTATGAGCAATATGTTAACCATGGATTTAGCATCCCAAGTATTTGCTATTCTCAAGGAACCAGAGCGCAATTACCTTGTTCAG GATGATTTCAAACCTGCTTTACAAGAACTTTTGGCAACTCACCCAGGGCTGGAGTTTTTGCAAAGTACACCAGAGTTCCAGGAAAGATACG CTGAAACAGTCATATACAggatattttactatattaacAGAACCAGTAACGGTCGTATTACCCTCAGGGAGTTGAAGCGTGGGAACTTAATTGCTGCAATGCAGCATGTGGACAAGGAAGAAGATATCAACAAAGTTCTGAA GTACTTCTCATATGAACACTTCTACGTGATATATTGCAAGTTTTGGGAGCTTGACAAtgatcatgatttttttatcgAGAAAGAGAATGTAATCAAATATGGTAACCATGCTCTAACCTATCGGATTGTCGATAGAATCTTTTCTCAG ATTCCAAGAAGATTTACTTGTAACGTTGAAGGGAGGATGGGATATGAAGACTTTGTTTACTTCATTTTGGCTGAAGAGGATAAATCATCCGAACCGAGTCTTGAGTACTG gttCAAATGCATTGATCTAGACGGGAATGGAGTGCTTACAAGGAATGAAATGCAGTATTTTTTTGAAGAGCAGTTGCACCGAATGGAGTGTATGGCTCAGGAACCAGTGCTTTTTGAGGACATATTGTGTCAGATTTTTGATATGATTGGACCAGAG AATGAGGAATGCATTACATTACGAGATATAAAAAACTGTAAACTTGCCGGACATGTTTTCAACATCCTTTTCAATCTCAACAAGTTTGTTGCCTTTGAAAGTCGCGATCCATTCCTAATCCGTCAG GAACACGAGGATCCAACTTTGACTGAATGGGATCGATTTGCACATAGGGAATATATTCGTCTTTCCatggaagaagaagctgaAGATGCTTCAAATGCAAGTGATGTCTGGGATGAGTCACTTGAGGCTCCTTTTTGA
- the LOC101205364 gene encoding casein kinase 1-like protein 10 isoform X1, with translation MEHVIGGKFKLGRKIGSGSFGELYLGTNVQTEEEVAVKLESVKTKHPQLHYESKLYMLLQGGTGIPHLKWFGVEGEYNVMVIDLLGPSLEDLFNYCNRKLSLKTVLMLADQLINRVEYMHSRGFLHRDIKPDNFLMGLGRKANQVYIIDYGLGKKYRDLQTHKHIPYRENKNLTGTARYASINTHLGVEQSRRDDLESLGYVLMYFLRGSLPWQGLRAGTKKQKYDKISEKKMLTPIEVLCKSYPTEFTSYFHYCRALRFEDKPDYSYLKRLFRDLFIREGYQFDYVFDWTILKYPQIGSSSRTRPTGKAAITPGPSAERVERPLVGQDLRDKFSGPVEAFARRNGTGIGLHSDHSRHRSSDDVPSSKDVQPDAERARSSSRQGSASKRPILSSSRPSSSGEPSELRSSRLFSSSSRLSGSTQRIQPGVESKSSFLRSSATKGSRDDALRSFELLTIGTGKKK, from the exons ATGGAGCATGTAATTGGTGGGAAGTTTAAGTTGGGCCGGAAGATTGGAAGCGGATCCTTTGGTGAACTGTATTTGG GTACTAATGTGCAAACTGAGGAGGAAGTGGCTGTTAAGCTA GAATCTGTGAAAACCAAGCATCCTCAGCTTCACTACGAATCTAAACTGTATATGCTTCTTCAAGGAGGAA CTGGTATTCCTCATCTCAAATGGTTTGGAGTTGAGGGTGAGTATAATGTTATGGTTATTGACCTCCTTGGACCGAGCCTTGAAGATCTGTTCAACTACTGTAATCGGAAACTATCTTTGAAAACAGTATTAATGCTTGCTGATCAGTTA ATAAACAGAGTTGAGTACATGCACTCACGGGGGTTCCTTCACCGTGACATAAAGCCTGACAACTTTCTAATGGGGTTGGGGCGGAAGGCTAACCAG GTCTATATTATCGATTATGGTCTTGGAAAAAAGTATCGGGATCTTCAAACACACAAGCATATACCATACAG AGAAAATAAGAATCTAACAGGAACAGCTCGCTATGCTAGCATTAATACTCACCTTGGAGTTG AGCAAAGCAGAAGAGATGATCTCGAATCTCTTGGTTATGTGCTTATGTATTTTCTCAGGGGAAG TCTTCCTTGGCAGGGTTTGAGAGCAGGGaccaaaaagcaaaaatatgataagattagtgaaaagaaaatgctcACTCCAATTGAG GTCCTCTGCAAATCTTATCCAACAGAATTCACATCTTACTTCCACTATTGCCGAGCCCTAAGATTTGAAGACAAACCAGATTATTCCTATCTGAAGAGGCTTTTCCGCGATCTTTTCATTAGAGAAG GTTACCAATTTGACTATGTATTTGACTGGACTATATTGAAATATCCACAGATTGGCTCCAGTTCTAGGACACGA CCAACTGGGAAAGCAGCTATAACCCCTGGACCATCTGCAGAAAGAGTGGAGAGGCCTTTAG TGGGACAAGATCTGCGAGACAAATTTTCTGGTCCAGTGGAGGCTTTTGCTAGAAGGAATGGCACTGGCATTGGTCTACACAGTGATCATTCTAGACATAGATCTTCTGATGACGTGCCTTCTTCCAAGGATGTG CAACCGGATGCAGAACGAGCACGGAGTTCTTCTCGGCAAGGGAGTGCTTCTAAGAGACCTATATTGTCGAGCAGTCGGCCTAGCTCCTCTGGGGAGCCAAGCGAACTCCGCTCAAGCCGGCTTTTTTCAAGCAGCAGCCGTCTGTCTGGTTCTACACAAAGAATTCAACCTGGGGTTGAGTCAAAATCATCCTTTCTCCGTTCTTCTGCTACAAAAGGCAGCCGTGATGATGCACTTCGAAGCTTTGAACTATTAACAATCGGCActggaaagaagaaataa
- the LOC101205364 gene encoding casein kinase 1-like protein 11 isoform X2 translates to MEHVIGGKFKLGRKIGSGSFGELYLGTNVQTEEEVAVKLESVKTKHPQLHYESKLYMLLQGGTGIPHLKWFGVEGEYNVMVIDLLGPSLEDLFNYCNRKLSLKTVLMLADQLINRVEYMHSRGFLHRDIKPDNFLMGLGRKANQVYIIDYGLGKKYRDLQTHKHIPYRENKNLTGTARYASINTHLGVEQSRRDDLESLGYVLMYFLRGSLPWQGLRAGTKKQKYDKISEKKMLTPIEVLCKSYPTEFTSYFHYCRALRFEDKPDYSYLKRLFRDLFIREGYQFDYVFDWTILKYPQIGSSSRTRPTGKAAITPGPSAERVERPLVGQDLRDKFSGPVEAFARRNGTGIGLHSDHSRHRSSDDVPSSKDVFFSSSSNVAATGCRTSTEFFSARECF, encoded by the exons ATGGAGCATGTAATTGGTGGGAAGTTTAAGTTGGGCCGGAAGATTGGAAGCGGATCCTTTGGTGAACTGTATTTGG GTACTAATGTGCAAACTGAGGAGGAAGTGGCTGTTAAGCTA GAATCTGTGAAAACCAAGCATCCTCAGCTTCACTACGAATCTAAACTGTATATGCTTCTTCAAGGAGGAA CTGGTATTCCTCATCTCAAATGGTTTGGAGTTGAGGGTGAGTATAATGTTATGGTTATTGACCTCCTTGGACCGAGCCTTGAAGATCTGTTCAACTACTGTAATCGGAAACTATCTTTGAAAACAGTATTAATGCTTGCTGATCAGTTA ATAAACAGAGTTGAGTACATGCACTCACGGGGGTTCCTTCACCGTGACATAAAGCCTGACAACTTTCTAATGGGGTTGGGGCGGAAGGCTAACCAG GTCTATATTATCGATTATGGTCTTGGAAAAAAGTATCGGGATCTTCAAACACACAAGCATATACCATACAG AGAAAATAAGAATCTAACAGGAACAGCTCGCTATGCTAGCATTAATACTCACCTTGGAGTTG AGCAAAGCAGAAGAGATGATCTCGAATCTCTTGGTTATGTGCTTATGTATTTTCTCAGGGGAAG TCTTCCTTGGCAGGGTTTGAGAGCAGGGaccaaaaagcaaaaatatgataagattagtgaaaagaaaatgctcACTCCAATTGAG GTCCTCTGCAAATCTTATCCAACAGAATTCACATCTTACTTCCACTATTGCCGAGCCCTAAGATTTGAAGACAAACCAGATTATTCCTATCTGAAGAGGCTTTTCCGCGATCTTTTCATTAGAGAAG GTTACCAATTTGACTATGTATTTGACTGGACTATATTGAAATATCCACAGATTGGCTCCAGTTCTAGGACACGA CCAACTGGGAAAGCAGCTATAACCCCTGGACCATCTGCAGAAAGAGTGGAGAGGCCTTTAG TGGGACAAGATCTGCGAGACAAATTTTCTGGTCCAGTGGAGGCTTTTGCTAGAAGGAATGGCACTGGCATTGGTCTACACAGTGATCATTCTAGACATAGATCTTCTGATGACGTGCCTTCTTCCAAGGATGTG tttttctcttcctcctccAATGTTGCAGCAACCGGATGCAGAACGAGCACGGAGTTCTTCTCGGCAAGGGAGTGCTTCTAA